One Phaseolus vulgaris cultivar G19833 chromosome 2, P. vulgaris v2.0, whole genome shotgun sequence DNA window includes the following coding sequences:
- the LOC137811431 gene encoding uncharacterized protein isoform X5: MATQMENMRLRQNFRNIWHTDLITSNQNHIRYCCFAFWCAPCVSYMLRKRALYDDMSRYTCCAGYMPCSGRCEESKYPELCLATEGFISYTQQLGCVFSMIGLIVPNNRPLQKASEVLFFLANLVYCTMCACMQTQHKLQLDHRDDENGGPMDAPRPQQMSTFDSSLPPLYAQS, translated from the exons ATGGCAACGCAGATGGAGAACATGCGGCTTCGCCAGAACTTCCGCAATATTTGGCACACTGATCTCATCACTAGCAATCAAAATCACATTCGTT ATTGTTGCTTTGCTTTCTGGTG TGCACCGTGTGTGTCATATATGCTGCGTAAACGAGCTCTTTATGATGATATGTCAAG ATACACATGTTGTGCTGGTTACATGCCCTGCAGTGGTCGCTGTGAAGAAAGTAAATACCCTGAACTCTGCCTCGCTACggag GGTTTCATCTCTTACACTCAGCAACTTGGCTGCGTATTTTCTATGATTGGTTTAATTGTGCCAAATAATAGACCACTTCAAAAGGCTTCCGAAGTACTATTTTTCTTAGCTAACCTTGTCTACTGCAC GATGTGTGCTTGCATGCAG ACTCAGCATAAGCTTCAATTGGACCATCGTGATGATGAAAATGGTGGACCAATGGATGCTCCCCGTCCTCAACAAATGTCAACTTTTGATTCGTCACTCCCTCCTTTGTATGCACAGTCATAA
- the LOC137811431 gene encoding uncharacterized protein isoform X6, translating into MATQMENMRLRQNFRNIWHTDLITSNQNHIRYCCFAFWCAPCVSYMLRKRALYDDMSRYTCCAGYMPCSGRCEESKYPELCLATEGFISYTQQLGCVFSMIGLIVPNNRPLQKASEVLFFLANLVYCTIYMQTQHKLQLDHRDDENGGPMDAPRPQQMSTFDSSLPPLYAQS; encoded by the exons ATGGCAACGCAGATGGAGAACATGCGGCTTCGCCAGAACTTCCGCAATATTTGGCACACTGATCTCATCACTAGCAATCAAAATCACATTCGTT ATTGTTGCTTTGCTTTCTGGTG TGCACCGTGTGTGTCATATATGCTGCGTAAACGAGCTCTTTATGATGATATGTCAAG ATACACATGTTGTGCTGGTTACATGCCCTGCAGTGGTCGCTGTGAAGAAAGTAAATACCCTGAACTCTGCCTCGCTACggag GGTTTCATCTCTTACACTCAGCAACTTGGCTGCGTATTTTCTATGATTGGTTTAATTGTGCCAAATAATAGACCACTTCAAAAGGCTTCCGAAGTACTATTTTTCTTAGCTAACCTTGTCTACTGCAC AATTTACATGCAGACTCAGCATAAGCTTCAATTGGACCATCGTGATGATGAAAATGGTGGACCAATGGATGCTCCCCGTCCTCAACAAATGTCAACTTTTGATTCGTCACTCCCTCCTTTGTATGCACAGTCATAA
- the LOC137811431 gene encoding uncharacterized protein isoform X1 encodes MATQMENMRLRQNFRNIWHTDLITSNQNHIRYCCFAFWCAPCVSYMLRKRALYDDMSRYTCCAGYMPCSGRCEESKYPELCLATEVTCCFANSVASTRYLLQDEFNLQTTQCDNCFIGFISYTQQLGCVFSMIGLIVPNNRPLQKASEVLFFLANLVYCTLSISFNWTIVMMKMVDQWMLPVLNKCQLLIRHSLLCMHSHNQHMEKAMVIHMPKNVSLFFLKLFYAWFAFPSTSYMSTPYIFMTVKTGS; translated from the exons ATGGCAACGCAGATGGAGAACATGCGGCTTCGCCAGAACTTCCGCAATATTTGGCACACTGATCTCATCACTAGCAATCAAAATCACATTCGTT ATTGTTGCTTTGCTTTCTGGTG TGCACCGTGTGTGTCATATATGCTGCGTAAACGAGCTCTTTATGATGATATGTCAAG ATACACATGTTGTGCTGGTTACATGCCCTGCAGTGGTCGCTGTGAAGAAAGTAAATACCCTGAACTCTGCCTCGCTACggag GTTACCTGCTGTTTTGCAAATTCAGTGGCTTCAACTCGATATCTGTTACAAGATGAATTTAACCTTCAAACTACGCAGTGTGATAATTGCTTTATT GGTTTCATCTCTTACACTCAGCAACTTGGCTGCGTATTTTCTATGATTGGTTTAATTGTGCCAAATAATAGACCACTTCAAAAGGCTTCCGAAGTACTATTTTTCTTAGCTAACCTTGTCTACTGCAC ACTCAGCATAAGCTTCAATTGGACCATCGTGATGATGAAAATGGTGGACCAATGGATGCTCCCCGTCCTCAACAAATGTCAACTTTTGATTCGTCACTCCCTCCTTTGTATGCACAGTCATAACCAGCATATGGAGAAGGCTATGGTTATTCACATGCCTAAGAACgtttccttatttttcttaaaactgttttatgcTTGGTTTGCATTTCCATCAACTTCTTATATGTCAACACCGTATATTTTTATGACAGTAAAAACAGGATCATGA
- the LOC137811433 gene encoding uncharacterized protein, giving the protein MASQQHIEKMQLRQNFRNFWHADLFTTIQSDTPYCCFALWCAPCVSYMLRKRALYDDMSRYTCCAGYMPCSGRCGESKYPELCLATEVLCCFGNSVASTRFLLQDEFNIQTTQCDNCIIGFMFCLQQLACIFSIIALIVGNSELREASQLLSCLADFVYCTVCACMQTQHKIEMDKRDGKFGPQPVMGVPSAQQMSRFDHAVPPFVGYAPQPAYGYSHA; this is encoded by the exons ATGGCATCGCAGCAGCATATCGAGAAGATGCAGCTTCGCCAGAACTTCCGCAATTTCTGGCACGCTGATCTCTTCACCACCATTCAATCTGACACTCCTT ATTGTTGCTTTGCTCTCTGGTG TGCACCGTGTGTGTCATATATGCTGCGTAAACGAGCTCTTTATGATGATATGTCAAG ATACACATGTTGTGCTGGTTACATGCCCTGCAGTGGTCGCTGTGGAGAAAGTAAATACCCTGAACTCTGCCTCGCTACGGAG GTTCTCTGCTGTTTTGGAAATTCAGTGGCTTCAACTCGATTTCTGTTACAAGATGAATTTAACATTCAAACTACGCAATGTGATAATTGCATTATT GGTTTCATGTTTTGCCTTCAACAACTAGCCTGCATATTTTCTATCATTGCTTTAATTGTGGGAAATAGTGAACTTCGAGAGGCTTCCCAACTACTATCCTGCTTAGCTGACTTTGTCTACTGCAC GGTGTGTGCTTGCATGCAG ACTCAGCATAAGATTGAAATGGACAAGCGTGATGGAAAATTTGGACCCCAACCAGTAATGGGTGTTCCCAGTGCTCAACAAATGTCACGTTTTGACCACGCAGTCCCTCCTTTTGTGGGGTATGCACCACAACCAGCATATGGTTATTCACATGCCTAA
- the LOC137811431 gene encoding uncharacterized protein isoform X3: MATQMENMRLRQNFRNIWHTDLITSNQNHIRYCCFAFWCAPCVSYMLRKRALYDDMSRYTCCAGYMPCSGRCEESKYPELCLATEVTCCFANSVASTRYLLQDEFNLQTTQCDNCFIGFISYTQQLGCVFSMIGLIVPNNRPLQKASEVLFFLANLVYCTMCACMQTQHKLQLDHRDDENGGPMDAPRPQQMSTFDSSLPPLYAQS, encoded by the exons ATGGCAACGCAGATGGAGAACATGCGGCTTCGCCAGAACTTCCGCAATATTTGGCACACTGATCTCATCACTAGCAATCAAAATCACATTCGTT ATTGTTGCTTTGCTTTCTGGTG TGCACCGTGTGTGTCATATATGCTGCGTAAACGAGCTCTTTATGATGATATGTCAAG ATACACATGTTGTGCTGGTTACATGCCCTGCAGTGGTCGCTGTGAAGAAAGTAAATACCCTGAACTCTGCCTCGCTACggag GTTACCTGCTGTTTTGCAAATTCAGTGGCTTCAACTCGATATCTGTTACAAGATGAATTTAACCTTCAAACTACGCAGTGTGATAATTGCTTTATT GGTTTCATCTCTTACACTCAGCAACTTGGCTGCGTATTTTCTATGATTGGTTTAATTGTGCCAAATAATAGACCACTTCAAAAGGCTTCCGAAGTACTATTTTTCTTAGCTAACCTTGTCTACTGCAC GATGTGTGCTTGCATGCAG ACTCAGCATAAGCTTCAATTGGACCATCGTGATGATGAAAATGGTGGACCAATGGATGCTCCCCGTCCTCAACAAATGTCAACTTTTGATTCGTCACTCCCTCCTTTGTATGCACAGTCATAA
- the LOC137811431 gene encoding uncharacterized protein isoform X2, which yields MATQMENMRLRQNFRNIWHTDLITSNQNHIRYCCFAFWCAPCVSYMLRKRALYDDMSRYTCCAGYMPCSGRCEESKYPELCLATEGFISYTQQLGCVFSMIGLIVPNNRPLQKASEVLFFLANLVYCTLSISFNWTIVMMKMVDQWMLPVLNKCQLLIRHSLLCMHSHNQHMEKAMVIHMPKNVSLFFLKLFYAWFAFPSTSYMSTPYIFMTVKTGS from the exons ATGGCAACGCAGATGGAGAACATGCGGCTTCGCCAGAACTTCCGCAATATTTGGCACACTGATCTCATCACTAGCAATCAAAATCACATTCGTT ATTGTTGCTTTGCTTTCTGGTG TGCACCGTGTGTGTCATATATGCTGCGTAAACGAGCTCTTTATGATGATATGTCAAG ATACACATGTTGTGCTGGTTACATGCCCTGCAGTGGTCGCTGTGAAGAAAGTAAATACCCTGAACTCTGCCTCGCTACggag GGTTTCATCTCTTACACTCAGCAACTTGGCTGCGTATTTTCTATGATTGGTTTAATTGTGCCAAATAATAGACCACTTCAAAAGGCTTCCGAAGTACTATTTTTCTTAGCTAACCTTGTCTACTGCAC ACTCAGCATAAGCTTCAATTGGACCATCGTGATGATGAAAATGGTGGACCAATGGATGCTCCCCGTCCTCAACAAATGTCAACTTTTGATTCGTCACTCCCTCCTTTGTATGCACAGTCATAACCAGCATATGGAGAAGGCTATGGTTATTCACATGCCTAAGAACgtttccttatttttcttaaaactgttttatgcTTGGTTTGCATTTCCATCAACTTCTTATATGTCAACACCGTATATTTTTATGACAGTAAAAACAGGATCATGA
- the LOC137811429 gene encoding uncharacterized protein, translated as MSSDLYTFDIPFPRHSDTDNMVSYDADGNLMFLSDPYSFPFLTASPVHDVPQGNPSFFSFSPQEKESLYHADPAQPLSNGSNIKSEFRSFSALHGSEVTTSEECQMVVDYFRNHHFLSQTSHASDSASKVIQRSFSCNSFGGKPDFPFEPHPDALMDTPNFQCHALLSPENNFFMGQMRRVCSTGDLQNTKATDMSQVESPLLEEAYFKVGRYSAEERKEKISKYRAKRSQRKFNKIIKYACRKTLADNRTRIRGRFARNDEISEIPKALSSTSTTEEYEDEFWVEFIEGLNEEVIG; from the exons ATGTCTTCTGATCTCTATACTTTTGACATTCCTTTTCCCAGACATTCAGACACAGACAACATGGTCTCCTATGATGCAGATGGAAATCTTATGTTTTTATCTGACCCTTATTCCTTCCCTTTCCTCACTGCCTCTCCAGTGCATGATGTGCCTCAAGGGAACccttctttcttctctttttctccCCAGGAAAAGGAGAGTCTCTATCATGCTGACCCGGCGCAGCCTCTGTCAAATGGCTCAAATATAAAGTCTGAGTTTAGAAGTTTCTCTGCTTTGCATGGCTCCGAAGTGACAACAAGTGAGGAGTGCCAAATGGTTGTGGATTACTTCCGCAATCACCACTTTCTTTCTCAAACTTCCCATGCATCTGACAGTGCATCCAAGGTAATACAAAGGAGCTTCAGCTGTAACTCTTTTGGTGGGAAGCCAGATTTCCCCTTTGAACCTCACCCTGACGCTCTCATGGACACCCCAAATTTTCAATGCCATGCTCTGCTTTCCCCTGAAAACAATTTCTTCATGGGACAAATGAGGAGGGTGTGCAGTACAGGAGATTTACAG AACACCAAAGCAACAGATATGTCTCAAGTGGAGAGCCCCTTGTTGGAGGAGGCATACTTCAAAGTGGGGCGTTACAGTGccgaagaaagaaaagaaaaaatctcGAAATACAGAGCGAAGAGAAGCCAGAGGAAGttcaacaaaattattaag TATGCATGCCGAAAGACGCTAGCCGACAATCGAACCCGCATACGTGGCAGATTCGCTCGCAACGACGAAATCAGCGAGATTCCGAAAGCACTTTCATCAACTTCAACCACAGAAGAATATGAAGACGAATTCTGG GTTGAATTCATTGAAGGATTAAACGAGGAGGTGATCGGTTAG
- the LOC137811431 gene encoding uncharacterized protein isoform X4 yields MATQMENMRLRQNFRNIWHTDLITSNQNHIRYCCFAFWCAPCVSYMLRKRALYDDMSRYTCCAGYMPCSGRCEESKYPELCLATEVTCCFANSVASTRYLLQDEFNLQTTQCDNCFIGFISYTQQLGCVFSMIGLIVPNNRPLQKASEVLFFLANLVYCTIYMQTQHKLQLDHRDDENGGPMDAPRPQQMSTFDSSLPPLYAQS; encoded by the exons ATGGCAACGCAGATGGAGAACATGCGGCTTCGCCAGAACTTCCGCAATATTTGGCACACTGATCTCATCACTAGCAATCAAAATCACATTCGTT ATTGTTGCTTTGCTTTCTGGTG TGCACCGTGTGTGTCATATATGCTGCGTAAACGAGCTCTTTATGATGATATGTCAAG ATACACATGTTGTGCTGGTTACATGCCCTGCAGTGGTCGCTGTGAAGAAAGTAAATACCCTGAACTCTGCCTCGCTACggag GTTACCTGCTGTTTTGCAAATTCAGTGGCTTCAACTCGATATCTGTTACAAGATGAATTTAACCTTCAAACTACGCAGTGTGATAATTGCTTTATT GGTTTCATCTCTTACACTCAGCAACTTGGCTGCGTATTTTCTATGATTGGTTTAATTGTGCCAAATAATAGACCACTTCAAAAGGCTTCCGAAGTACTATTTTTCTTAGCTAACCTTGTCTACTGCAC AATTTACATGCAGACTCAGCATAAGCTTCAATTGGACCATCGTGATGATGAAAATGGTGGACCAATGGATGCTCCCCGTCCTCAACAAATGTCAACTTTTGATTCGTCACTCCCTCCTTTGTATGCACAGTCATAA
- the LOC137811431 gene encoding uncharacterized protein isoform X7 yields the protein MATQMENMRLRQNFRNIWHTDLITSNQNHIRYCCFAFWCAPCVSYMLRKRALYDDMSRYTCCAGYMPCSGRCEESKYPELCLATEVTCCFANSVASTRYLLQDEFNLQTTQCDNCFIGFISYTQQLGCVFSMIGLIVPNNRPLQKASEVLFFLANLVYCT from the exons ATGGCAACGCAGATGGAGAACATGCGGCTTCGCCAGAACTTCCGCAATATTTGGCACACTGATCTCATCACTAGCAATCAAAATCACATTCGTT ATTGTTGCTTTGCTTTCTGGTG TGCACCGTGTGTGTCATATATGCTGCGTAAACGAGCTCTTTATGATGATATGTCAAG ATACACATGTTGTGCTGGTTACATGCCCTGCAGTGGTCGCTGTGAAGAAAGTAAATACCCTGAACTCTGCCTCGCTACggag GTTACCTGCTGTTTTGCAAATTCAGTGGCTTCAACTCGATATCTGTTACAAGATGAATTTAACCTTCAAACTACGCAGTGTGATAATTGCTTTATT GGTTTCATCTCTTACACTCAGCAACTTGGCTGCGTATTTTCTATGATTGGTTTAATTGTGCCAAATAATAGACCACTTCAAAAGGCTTCCGAAGTACTATTTTTCTTAGCTAACCTTGTCTACTGCACGTAA